A portion of the Anser cygnoides isolate HZ-2024a breed goose chromosome 29, Taihu_goose_T2T_genome, whole genome shotgun sequence genome contains these proteins:
- the ERCC2 gene encoding LOW QUALITY PROTEIN: general transcription and DNA repair factor IIH helicase subunit XPD (The sequence of the model RefSeq protein was modified relative to this genomic sequence to represent the inferred CDS: inserted 1 base in 1 codon): MKLNIDGLLVPFPYDYIYPEQFSYMLELKRTLDAKGHGVLEMPSGTGKTVSLLALIVAYQRARPLDVTKLIYCSRTVPEIEKVIEELRKLLDYYEKELGEKVPFLGLALSSRKNLCIHPEVSSLRFGVEVDGRCLSLTASYLRAQQRRDASLPACRFFEEFDTHGREVPLPYGVYNLDDLKAHGRQRGWCPYFLARYSILHANVVVYSYHYLLDPKIADLVSKELAKKSVVVFDEAHNIDNVCIDSMGVNITRRTLDRCQANVATLQATIQKIKDTDAQRLRDEYRRLVEGLREAGAARETDLYLANPVLPDQILHEAVPGSIRTAEHFVGFLKRLVAYLRARLRGPRVVQEXPPAFLRDLHDKVCIERKPLRFCAERLRSLLRTLEIADVADFSAITLISNFATLVSTYSKGFTIIIEPFDDRTPTIANPILHFSCMDASIAIKPVFERFQSVIITSGTLSPLDIYPKILDFRPVTMATFTMTLARTCLCPMIVGRGNDQVAISSKFETREDIAVIRNYGSLLLELSAVVPDGIVAFFTSYQYMENIVASWYEQGILENIQRNKLIFIETQDGAETSMALEKYQEACENGRGAILLSVARGKVSEGIDFVHHYGRAVIMFGVPYVYTQSRILKARLEYLRDQFQIRENDFLTFDAMRHAAQCVGRALRGKTDYGLMVFADKRFARADKRGKLPRWIQEHITDANLNLTVDEAVQVAKFFLRQMAQPFHKEDQLGLSLLTLEQLQSEEVLQRIEQIAQQA; this comes from the exons aTGAA GCTCAACATCGACGGGCTCCTGGTGCCCTTCCCCTACGACTACATCTACCCCGAGCAGTTCTCCTACATGCTGGAGCTCAAGCGGACCTTGGACGCCAAA GGTCACGGCGTGCTGGAGATGCCCTCCGGGACCGGGAAGACGGTGTCGCTGCTGGCGCTCATCGTGGCCTACCAGCGG GCCCGGCCGCTGGACGTGACCAAGCTGATCTACTGTTCCCGCACAGTGCCCGAGATCGAGAAG gtGATCGAGGAGCTGCGGAAGCTGCTGGATTACTACGAGAAGGAGCTCGGGGAGAAGGTGCCCTTCCTGGGGCTGGCGCTGAGCTCCAGGAAGAACCTGTGCATCCACCCCGAG GTGTCGTCACTGCGCTTCGGGGTGGAGGTGGACGGGCGCTGCCTCAGCCTGACGGCCTCCTACCTGCGGGCGCAGCAGCGCCGCGACGCCTCGCTGCCCGCCTGCCGCTTCTTCGAG GAGTTCGACACCCACGGGCGCGAGGTGCCCCTGCCCTACGGCGTCTACAACCTGGACGACCTCAAGGCGCACGGCCGCCAGCGGGGCTGGTGCCCCTATTTCCTCGCCCGCTATTCG ATCCTGCACGCCAACGTCGTCGTCTACAGCTACCACTACCTGCTGGACCCCAAAATCGCCGACCTGGTGTCCAAGGAGCTGGCCAAGAAATCCGTCGTGGTCTTCGACGAGGCGCACAACATCG acaacgtCTGCATCGACTCCATGGGGGTGAACATCACGCGCCGCACGCTCGACCGCTGCCAGGCCAACGTGGCCACGCTGCAAGCCACCATCCAAAA gatcAAGGACACGGACGCGCAGCGGCTGCGGGACGAGTACCGGCGCCTGGTGGAGGGGCTGCGCGAGGCGGGGGCCGCCCGCGAGACCGACCTCTACCTCGCCAACCCCGTGCTCCCCGACCAGATCCTGCACG aggccGTCCCCGGCAGCATCCGCACGGCCGAGCACTTCGTGGGCTTCCTGAAGCGGCTGGTGGCCTACCTGCGGGCGCGCCTGCGGGGGCCGCGCGTGGTGCAGG AGCCCCCCGCCTTCCTGCGCGACCTCCACGACAAGGTCTGCATCGAGCGCAAGCCCCTGCG gtTCTGCGCCGAGCGGCTGCGCTCGCTGCTGCGCACGCTGGAGATCGCCGACGTGGCCGACTTCTCCGCCATCACCCTCATCTCCAACTTCGCCACCCTCGTCAGCACCTACTCCAAGG GCTTCACCATCATCATCGAGCCCTTCGACGACAGGACGCCCACCATCGCCAACCCCATCCTGCACTTCAG cTGCATGGACGCCTCCATCGCCATCAAACCCGTCTTCGAGCGCTTCCAGTCCGTCATCATCACCTCGGGG accctgtcCCCCCTGGACATTTACCCCAAAATCCTGGATTTTCGCCCCGTCACCATGGCGACCTTCACCATGACGCTGGCGCGGACCTGCCTGTGCCCCATG ATCGTGGGCCGCGGCAATGACCAGGTGGCCATCAGCTCCAAGTTCGAGACGCGAGAGGACATCG CCGTCATCCGCAACTACGGGagcctgctgctggagctgtcgGCCGTGGTGCCCGACGGCATCGTCGCCTTCTTCACCAGCTACCAGTACATGGAGAACATCGTGGCCTCCTGGTACGAGCAG GGCATCCTGGAGAACATCCAGAGGAACAAGCTCATCTTCATCGAGACGCAGGACGGCGCCGAGACCAGCATGGCCCTGGAGAAGTACCAGGAG GCCTGCGAGAACGGCCGGGGTGCCATCCTGCTCTCGGTGGCCCGGGGCAAGGTGTCGGAGGGCATCGACTTCG TGCACCACTACGGCAGGGCCGTCATCATGTTCGGGGTGCCCTACGTCTACACCCAGAGCCGCATCCTGAAG gcgcgCCTGGAGTACCTGCGGGACCAATTCCAGATCCGGGAGAACGATTTCCTCACCTTCGACGCCATGCGCCACGCCGCCCAGTGCGTCGGCCGGGCCCTGCGCGGCAAAACCGACTACGGCCTCATGGTCTTCGCCGATAAG CGCTTCGCCCGGGCGGACAAGCGGGGCAAGCTGCCGCGGTGGATCCAGGAGCACATCACCGACGCCAACCTCAACCTGACGGTGGACGAGGCCGTGCAGGTGGCCAAGTTCTTCCTGCGGCAGATGGCCCAGCCCTTCCACAAG GAGGACCAGCTGGGGCTGTCGCTGCTGacgctggagcagctgcagtcGGAGGAGGTTCTGCAGAGGATCGAGCAGATCGCCCAGCAGGCctga